Part of the Methylorubrum populi genome is shown below.
CTGCGCCAGGGCGGGCGCGCACAGGCCGGTCAGGGCAGCGAGGGCGACGGCCGAGGCGACGGCCCGGCGGCGTCCGTTCACGAGCGACATCTTCGTTTCCTCTGGATTATTCTTATGACGTCTTGGCGCGGGGCTCAGGCTCTCGATCGGACGTCCTCATCGGGATGTCCCGGCCTGCCCACCACGCATCTCCCGTGCAGGCCGCCGCTGGTGCCGGGGCATCGGCACGCTTGGAGGACACGTCCTGCGGAGAGCGGAGCGGGATGGTGCGGACCCGGCCGCGGGTTTTTCGAAGGCCCGCACCATCCCAAGCCGTGTCCCTCCCCCGCGAGGGGGAGGGGTGCCTTGTCGTGAGGTTCCGGCCTTACTTGGCGGCCGACTTCCACTCGCCGACGTTCGGGTCGTCGTAGGGACCCTTACCGTCGAGCGAGAACACGATCACGCCGCCGCCCATCTGGGTGTAGTTGGCGAGCTTCTTGAAGGCGCCCACCGCGCCGAGACCGGCGGTCGGATCGGCGAGGTCGAACACGAGGCCGACACCCGGCCAGCCGCCGACGCCGTAGTAGATGGCGACGTACTGCGTGCCCTTGTGGGTGTAGGTCATCGGGTAGCCGATGGCGCCGGACGGGATCTTGAACTTCCAGAGGAGATCGCCGTTGTCGGAATCGCGCGCCTTCAGGTAGCCGTCGAGCGTGCCGTAGAAGACGAGGTCGCCCGCGGTGGCCATGGTGCCGCCCCACACGGCGAAGCGCTCCATCTTCTCCCACTTATAGTCGCCGGTGATCGCGTTGTACGCCTTGATCTGGCCGAGACCTTCGTAGTTCTGACGGTCGCCCTTCGGGCCCGGATACATGTTCAGCGTCGCGCCGACGAAGAACTGACCCGCACGATAGGGCAGCATGAAGGGCTCCCAATCCATACAGATGTGGTTGATGCCCATGAAGAACAGTTCACGCTTCGGATCGTACGAGTCGTGACCCTGGTTGTGGTAGCCCATCGCCGAGGGGCAGATGTCCTTGGCGAGGTGGTCCATCCGGGTGCCGTATTCCGGATCGCGCACCGGCTGGCCGGTCTTGAGATCCACCGACTTGAACACGTTGACCGTGTCGTCGAGCTTGTTGGCCGAGACCAGTGAGCCGTCGGTGCGGTCGAGCGTGTAGACGATGCCGTTGCGGTCCGGATGGGTCAGCAGCTTGCGGGTCTTGCCGTCCTTGTCCTTCTGCTCGGAGAGCATCATGACGTTGACGCCGGCATAGTCCCACTCGTCGTGCGGGGTCTTCTGGTAGCCGAACTTGGCCTCACCCGTGTCGGCGTCGCGGCCGAAGATCGTCATCGTCCACTTGTTGTCGCCCGGGCGCATGGTCTCGTTCCACGGCGCCGGGTTGCCGGTGCCGAAGTAGATCAGGTTCGTGCCCGGATCGTAGGCGTACCAGCCCCAGTTGGTGCCGCCGCCGATCTTCCAGGCATCGCCCTCCCAGGTGCCGGTGCCGAGGTTCTTCTGGCCGTAATGGGGGTTCTTGATGTTGAAGTCGGAGGCCAGCAGCAGGTCCTTGTCCGGACCCGTCGCGTAGGCGCGCCACACCTGCTCGCCGGTCTTGACGTCGTAGGCGGTCAGGTAGCCGCGCACGCCGAGCTCGGCGCCCGAGGAGCCGATGATCACCTTGTCCTTGACGACATAGGGGGCGATGGTGAGCGTCGAGCCGACCTTGATGTCGGAGTTCTCGACCTTCCACACCGTCTCGCCGGTCTCGGCGTTGAGCGCGGCGACGTTGCCGTCGAGCTGGGTCTTGAGGATCAGCGCCGGGGTCTTGCCGTCGCCGGGCCAGTAGGCGAGGCCGCGGTTGACGAGGTCGCAGCAGGCGACCGCGCGGGCAGCCGGGTTCTGCTTCGGCTTGTCCTGCCACAGGATCGTGCCCGGATCGTCGAGGCCCAGCGCGAAGGTGTTGTTCGGGAACGAGGTGTGGATGTACATCTTGCCGTCGACGACGAGCGGCGCGCCCTCGTGGCCGTTCAGCAGGCCGGTCGAGAACGTCCAAGCCGGCCGAAGCTGCTTCACGTTGCTCTTGTTGATCTGCTTCAACTCACTGTAGTTGTCCGAGTCGTAGTTCTTACCGGGCATCACCCAGTTTTCGTCTTTCTTCGACAACTCGACCAGCTTGTCGTTGGCGTATGCGGCGCTCGACAGCGCGGCCGGCGCGAGCGCCAGCATCGCCAGGGCCGAGACCGATGTCACAAACCTGCTCATCCTGCGTCTCCTCACTGAACCGCCTCGCCTTTCGGCCTCGCGGTATCTCTCAGACGTTCTGCTGAGGTTCCAGGCTCGCTTCGAAGTCCTTCGAAGTGCCGCATCGTGGAACTAAGAGGATTCTTAGATCGCTGCGGTCTTATAAAAGACTTATTAGCGCCCCTTCGCCTATATTTTCTAGGCTTTGATTGGACGAGATGTCTTTAGCTGGTCGGACATTTCTTGTCGGGACGATAAGGTAATTCTAAAAATGCCAAGACGTAGCGTCGCAGCCCTTGCGGGTTGGCTTGACCGCCGCCGGGACCCGTCGCACCACTAGCGTCAACGGGTCCTCGCGAAGCGGCCCGGTGCAGCGGGAGGCTTGTCGGCGATGGCGCAGGGGCGGCGCGCACGGCGCGTTCTGGCGGTGGGCGGCATGCTCGCTGTGGTTGCGCTGGCTCGCGGTGGCGCCTCGGCCGGAGGCGATCCGACGCACCTGTCAACGCCGCTGTCGCCGAACCCGCCGACTAGGACTGCCCCGGCGGCAGGCGATTCCGCGGGCGGCGTGAGCCGCAGCGCCGCGCTCTATCCTCGTGACGGACGCCGCGAACTGACGAGCGGCGACCGTGCCCGCTATCCGGGGGCGGGCGTCCTCTGGTGCCGACGCTCGGACGGGGTGCCGCAGAAGGCCGCGGCCGCGTGGCTGATCGGCACGGCCTCGACCGTGATGCTGAACGCTCACAACTTCCGGAACCGGCAACTCGAGACGACGCGGCCCGTCGGCGACTGCTATTTCCAGATCGGCGGCCGCAACTACGACTTCGTCGCCGAGAGCCTGCGCCTCGGCGTGGCCGCGGACGCGACGCGGCTCCACATCACCGACGACTGGGCGCTGCTGCGCCTCGCCCGCCCTGCCGACGCGCTGCGCCAAGCCGTGCCGGAGGCGGCCCTCGACCTGTCCACGGGCGACCTCGCGCTGCCCGTGACCCTGGTCGCCCCCGGTGGTCACCAGAACTACCGCGGCGACAGCAGCCTGGAGACCTGCACGGTCCGCCGGATCGATCCGCCGACGGAAGGGGGCATCCGGCGTGCCCGCCACGATTGCAACGACGGCTACGGCGGCTCCGGTTCGGGACTGTTCGACGAGGCCGGGCGGCTCGTGGCCATGCAGAGCGCCTCGCTCTCCATGAACTCCCGCCACGCCTTCGACATCGAGTTCCACTACGGCTCCGCCTTGCTCATCGAGGGCGAATTGCTCGATGCCCTGAGGCGGGCGCAGCGGGAGGATGTGGCCCCCCAGGCGCCGTGACGGGTTCGGTGAGCGGAGCCATCCACACGCCTCAACCGAGAGAAATTCTGTGGGCCGGTCCCGTGGCGCGGGGCGCCCCCGGCCGGGCGGCGCGGCGGAATGCGCCCGGAACACCCAGCGAAAACCCAGGTTGCCCGGACTTCCAGCCGAGAAACCGGGAGACGACATCCGCATGTCGAAGCATCTGAAGACGGACACGCCGAGCGATGCCGACCTCAAGGGCAATCCGGGCATCGGGCAGTCGAAGGGGATGACCGGGACGGACCCGGAGGCGATCCGGGGCGATTCCACCGTCGAGGGCAATGTCGCCAACGAGACCACGCCCGAGGGCGGGGTCGATCCCGATCATCGCGGGCGGACGAACGCCTGAGCGATCGCCCGAGCGGTCCGTGGTGCTGCCTGTCTCAGTCGAGCAGCCAGCGGAGGGAGCGGCGCAGTTCGTCCGTGCCGTTCCGGTCGAACCAGGCCCCGTGGCTGAACACGACCCGCTCCGGCGCCAGGGCCACGAGCCGGGCGGCGGCGCGGGCCGCCTCGTGCTTGCGCAAACGCACCACCAGCCGGAGATAGATCGGCGCGCGTCCGTCCGGCGCGGTCGCCCCGGCGATCCGCAGGAGCGGGCGCATCAGGGGCGGCAGCTTGCCCGGTTCCAGGTTCAGCACGAGGTCGGTCAGGATCAGCGTCGCCGAGGCGGCGTGGAAGAAGGCCACCTCCCGGAATCCGAAGCCCCCGGGCACCACCACCTGCGTCAGGTCGCCGGCCCATTCGGGCGGCGCCGAATCACCGAGATCGCGGTCGAGCCGCACGCCCGCCTGGCGGACCTGCCGGCGCTCGCGCAGGTTCGGGGCGGCCCAGGTCAGGGCCTGCGGGCAGTGGCGCTGCCACGCCTTCAGATAGGTCCAGTGGGCGACATTGGGCGCGACGAGGTGGCGGATCGGCCCGAGCGCCTCGATCTCGCGGTGCAGGCCCGCGTCGTAGCGGGTCGGGGAGTGCAGCCAGACGCCGCCGTCCGAGAGCCGCACCACGCTCATGCGCACCGGCAGGGGCATCATCCCCGCGGCGTGGATCGGCCCGCTATCCACGATCCACAGGCCGAAGGCCACGGGCTTGATCCGGTCGAGGGGCGGGTAGGTGGGATCGCTCACGGCATCGGGCCCGGATTCGAGGGTCGCAACGGACGCTATCATGGAGCCGGCGCTCGGCAGCCGCATGACAGGAACGGGACGGCGGCACGGGGCGACCCGTCGCGAGAGGCGCGCCCGGTGATCGCGAAGGCGGATCGTCGTGCCGGCCTTGTAGCCTTCCAACCTCGCCTTCCTCGCGAAGTTTCGGAGCGAAGTTTCGGGGGGCAGCCCAGGGGCGGTCCTTTTCGTCCGGCTTTCCCGCCCGTCGCGGCGCGGGAACAAAACGCTTTCGCGCCGGCCTTTCCGTGATGACCGATCCCGCACGGCCGGCGCGCCGGCCGGCGGCTCGTTTCCCCTCGCACAGGAGAAGGCTATGGCGCAGCAGATCCCGATCAGCCGCCAGGCCCGCGCCGACGATCCGCGGGCCGATGCCGAGCGCGACGACGGCACCCACGAAGTCGCACCCGATCTCGCCTATCGCCGTCTCGTTCTGGCCAATGTCGTGTTCGTCGGCTCTCCCGGTGCCGGCGACCGCAACTGGGTCCTCGTCGATGCCGGCATTCCCGGATCGAAAGCCGCGATCCGCAGCGCCGCCGCCGCCCGCTTCGGCGAGGGCGCCCGACCGGCGGCGATCGTGCTGACCCACGGCCATTTCGACCATGTCGGCGTGCTGGAGGATCTGGCGCAGGAGTGGGATGTCCCCGTCTTCGCCCACGGCCTGGAGCGCCCCTATCTCGACGGCAGCGCCGCCTATCCGGCACCGGATCCGAGCGTCGGCGGCGGGCTGATGGCGCGCATCGCCCCGCTCTACCCGACCAAGCCGGTGGATGTGTCGGCGCGCCTGCACCTGCTGCCCGCCGACGGCAGCGTGCCGCCGATGCCGGGCTGGCGCTGGCTGCACACGCCGGGCCACGCGCCGGGCCACGTCTCGTTCTGGCGCGAGGCCGACCGCAGCCTGATCGCCGGCGACGCCTTCGTCACCACCGCCCAGGAATCGGCCTATGCCGTGGTGACGCAGGAGCCGGAGATCCACGGACCGCCGATGTACCTTACCCTCGACTGGTCGGCCGCGGGCGGCTCGGTGCGCAGCCTCGCCGCGCTCAGGCCCGAGCGGGCTGTGACCGGCCACGGACGTCCGCTCCAGGGACCGGAGCTGCGCCGCGGCCTCGACGCCCTGGCGCAGGACTTCGAGCGCGTCGCCGTGCCGGATCAGGGCCGCTACGTCGAGACGCCGGCGCGGGCCGAGGACGGCTCCGCCTACCGCTCGCCGTGAGGCCAACG
Proteins encoded:
- a CDS encoding methanol/ethanol family PQQ-dependent dehydrogenase encodes the protein MSRFVTSVSALAMLALAPAALSSAAYANDKLVELSKKDENWVMPGKNYDSDNYSELKQINKSNVKQLRPAWTFSTGLLNGHEGAPLVVDGKMYIHTSFPNNTFALGLDDPGTILWQDKPKQNPAARAVACCDLVNRGLAYWPGDGKTPALILKTQLDGNVAALNAETGETVWKVENSDIKVGSTLTIAPYVVKDKVIIGSSGAELGVRGYLTAYDVKTGEQVWRAYATGPDKDLLLASDFNIKNPHYGQKNLGTGTWEGDAWKIGGGTNWGWYAYDPGTNLIYFGTGNPAPWNETMRPGDNKWTMTIFGRDADTGEAKFGYQKTPHDEWDYAGVNVMMLSEQKDKDGKTRKLLTHPDRNGIVYTLDRTDGSLVSANKLDDTVNVFKSVDLKTGQPVRDPEYGTRMDHLAKDICPSAMGYHNQGHDSYDPKRELFFMGINHICMDWEPFMLPYRAGQFFVGATLNMYPGPKGDRQNYEGLGQIKAYNAITGDYKWEKMERFAVWGGTMATAGDLVFYGTLDGYLKARDSDNGDLLWKFKIPSGAIGYPMTYTHKGTQYVAIYYGVGGWPGVGLVFDLADPTAGLGAVGAFKKLANYTQMGGGVIVFSLDGKGPYDDPNVGEWKSAAK
- a CDS encoding S1 family peptidase, producing the protein MAQGRRARRVLAVGGMLAVVALARGGASAGGDPTHLSTPLSPNPPTRTAPAAGDSAGGVSRSAALYPRDGRRELTSGDRARYPGAGVLWCRRSDGVPQKAAAAWLIGTASTVMLNAHNFRNRQLETTRPVGDCYFQIGGRNYDFVAESLRLGVAADATRLHITDDWALLRLARPADALRQAVPEAALDLSTGDLALPVTLVAPGGHQNYRGDSSLETCTVRRIDPPTEGGIRRARHDCNDGYGGSGSGLFDEAGRLVAMQSASLSMNSRHAFDIEFHYGSALLIEGELLDALRRAQREDVAPQAP
- a CDS encoding DUF4336 domain-containing protein — protein: MSDPTYPPLDRIKPVAFGLWIVDSGPIHAAGMMPLPVRMSVVRLSDGGVWLHSPTRYDAGLHREIEALGPIRHLVAPNVAHWTYLKAWQRHCPQALTWAAPNLRERRQVRQAGVRLDRDLGDSAPPEWAGDLTQVVVPGGFGFREVAFFHAASATLILTDLVLNLEPGKLPPLMRPLLRIAGATAPDGRAPIYLRLVVRLRKHEAARAAARLVALAPERVVFSHGAWFDRNGTDELRRSLRWLLD
- a CDS encoding MBL fold metallo-hydrolase gives rise to the protein MAQQIPISRQARADDPRADAERDDGTHEVAPDLAYRRLVLANVVFVGSPGAGDRNWVLVDAGIPGSKAAIRSAAAARFGEGARPAAIVLTHGHFDHVGVLEDLAQEWDVPVFAHGLERPYLDGSAAYPAPDPSVGGGLMARIAPLYPTKPVDVSARLHLLPADGSVPPMPGWRWLHTPGHAPGHVSFWREADRSLIAGDAFVTTAQESAYAVVTQEPEIHGPPMYLTLDWSAAGGSVRSLAALRPERAVTGHGRPLQGPELRRGLDALAQDFERVAVPDQGRYVETPARAEDGSAYRSP